A window from Cryptomeria japonica chromosome 1, Sugi_1.0, whole genome shotgun sequence encodes these proteins:
- the LOC131045005 gene encoding LOW QUALITY PROTEIN: probable LRR receptor-like serine/threonine-protein kinase At1g67720 (The sequence of the model RefSeq protein was modified relative to this genomic sequence to represent the inferred CDS: substituted 1 base at 1 genomic stop codon) — MKFTSSTLLAITAFIGLFSLSTLANPDGFLSISCGASENRTGEEFEWITDSLYINFRNNFTKPPLSTTDSYEYQSVAYFTNLELNKYCYLLPVMPHKLLLLRTTFLFGGFEDLPLASVFDLIIDGIKWETVRLKGLENIYYYFYEIILVPKSETLSLCLARNSQTEDGNYVFISTIELRPLQSRMYNSTDFNNNALVCFFRTSFGDHDFSRYPEDPFDRIWLSPAVSTSTTNISTNSSLKTSLWNQPPFSVLEYAIATQVGEDLLIPVGSYYNVPDNGSYYIALYFCNIINESSPSRNQTFQIFISNRKVSELKFPSYLNCREWYQILKLSPLKSIDIRLHPLEGSEMRPFINAAEVYRIVDINNITHTGDVLAIRKVSKTTNVPDDWLGGDPCLPAGFPITGVTCNEEKPPRVIIVNLTNRGLIGHIPPSIANLTAITQLLLGNNNLSGSIPNLSSLKKLRKLQLQNNQLTGDIPSSLEKLPMLNELFLQNNKLDGDVPPGLIRPGLNLRVYPQNNSPINKERREKGWIIGPAIGCSVLLVLLIFGIHLWRRKYKRGNLNTNNSITQSQHSCTDKDDPNEFHKLALEYTEEDIKAATNNYSTFLGKGGFGSVFYGQLSGNDVAVKVLSTDSFQGKQEFRNEVTLLXRIYHKNLVYFIGYCRQPIVALVYEFMECGALTDHLHGPAKLEKPLDWQTRVNIALQAAEGLLYLHEGCSPPIIHRDIKCSNILLDRRMFANISDFGLSKLLDNSKSYISTNVKGTLGYLDPEYFGSSTLSEKSDVYSFGVVLLEIISGVPPKEGIVEWAKELLTCGRLVDLMDSSLGGRYSLTSAWKVAEIAYNCVERTSINRPTMNTVVKELAEAKARLLDDNDESGFILSVSSNVLDMPEAR, encoded by the exons ATGAAATTTACAAGTTCAACCTTGTTAGCGATCACAGCTTTCATTGGGTTATTCAGTCTCTCCACACTCGCAAATCCAGATG GATTTCTAAGTATCAGCTGCGGCGCTTCAGAGAATAGAACGGGTGAAGAATTCGAGTGGATTACAGATTCCTTATACATCAACTTCAGAAACAACTTCACTAAGCCTCCATTGAGCACTACTGACTCCTATGAGTATCAGTCCGTTGCTTATTTTACAAATCTGGAACTAAATAAATATTGTTACCTCCTCCCCGTGATGCCTCATAAACTTTTACTATTAAGGACTACGTTTCTATTCGGAGGATTTGAAGATCTTCCTTTAGCAAGCGTCTTTGATTTAATCATAGATGGAATCAAATGGGAAACAGTCCGCTTGAAGGGTTTAGAGAATATTTATTACTACTTTTACGAGATCATCTTGGTCCCCAAAAGTGAGACTCTGAGTTTATGCCTGGCTAGAAATTCACAGACAGAAGATGGTAACTATGTGTTCATTTCCACCATTGAGTTGAGGCCGCTACAATCTCGAATGTATAACTCCACTGATTTCAACAACAATGCTTTAGTTTGCTTCTTTCGTACAAGTTTTGGTGATCATGATTTTTCACG GTATCCAGAGGACCCGTTTGATCGCATCTGGCTTTCTCCTGCGGTGtcgacaagcacaacaaatatcAGCACCAACTCCTCTTTGAAGACAAGCTTGTGGAACCAACCACCTTTTTCTGTATTAGAGTATGCCATTGCAACGCAAGTAGGGGAAGACCTGTTAATTCCAGTAGGGTCCTATTATAATGTACCTGACAACGGCTCTTATTATATTGCTCTTTACTTCTGTAACATCATTAACGAGTCAAGCCCTTCAAGGAACCAAACCTtccagatttttataagcaatcgTAAAGTATCAGAATTAAAGTTTCCTTCATACCTAAACTGTCGGGAATGGTATCAGATTTTGAAGCTTAGCCCACTGAAATCTATTGATATAAGATTGCATCCCTTAGAAGGATCTGAAATGAGGCCATTCATAAATGCAGCTGAAGTCTATCGAATTGTAGACATAAACAATATTACACACACCGGAGATG TACTTGCTATTAGGAAAGTATCGAAGACAACGAATGTACCAGATGATTGGCTAGGAGGAGATCCTTGTTTGCCTGCAGGTTTTCCAATAACCGGTGTCACATGCAACGAGGAAAAACCCCCACGAGTGATTATTGT GAATTTAACAAACAGGGGTCTAATTGGCCACATACCTCCAAGCATAGCCAACTTAACCGCAATAACTCAGTTG CTGTTAGGAAACAATAATCTGTCGGGTTCTATTCCAAACCTCAGCTCATTGAAGAAGCTTAGAAAATT GCAACTGCAAAATAATCAGCTGACTGGAGATATTCCAAGTTCATTGGAGAAACTACCTATGTTGAATGAACT TTTCTTGCAGAACAACAAATTAGATGGAGATGTGCCTCCTGGTTTAATTAGGCCAGGTTTAAACCTCCG AGTTTATCCTCAGAATAATTCTCCAATAAACAAGgaaagaagagaaaaaggttgGATTATAGGACCCGCTATTGGTTGTTCGGTTCTGTTAGTCCTTTTGATATTCGGGATTCATCTATGGAGGCGAAAATATAAGCGAGGAAATCTCAACACAAACAATTCTATTACGCAATCTCAACATTCATGCACAG ATAAAGATGACCCAAATGAATTTCACAAGCTGGCGTTAGAATATACTGAAGAAGATATTAAAGCAGCTACAAATAACTATTCTACATTCCTTGGTAAGGGAGGCTTTGGATCTGTGTTTTATGGTCAACTTTCAGGAAATGATGTTGCAGTGAAGGTACTTTCAACGGATTCATTTCAAGGAAAACAAGAATTTCGAAATGAG GTAACTCTCCTTTAAAGAATATACCATAAGAATCTTGTATATTTCATTGGGTACTGCAGACAGCCTATTGTGGCATTAGTATACGAATTTATGGAATGTGGGGCGTTGACGGATCATTTACACG GCCCAGCCAAACTAGAGAAACCACTTGATTGGCAAACCAGGGTCAACATTGCTCTCCAAGCAGCAGAGG GTTTGCTATACTTGCATGAGGGTTGTAGTCCTCCAATCATACACAGAGATATTAAGTGCAGTAATATACTTTTGGATAGAAGAATGTTTGCCAATATATCTGACTTTGGTCTATCGAAGTTGTTAGACAACTCCAAAAGCTATATATCAACTAATGTCAAGGGAACCCTCGGCTATTTGGATCCTGA ATATTTTGGATCATCAACGTTAAGCGAAAAAAGTGATGTTTATAGTTTTGGTGTAGTTTTGTTGGAGATTATTTCTGGAGTACCACCCAAGGAAGGAATAGTCGAATGG GCAAAAGAACTACTTACATGTGGGAGACTAGTAGACTTGATGGATTCTTCCTTGGGTGGTCGATACAGCTTAACATCTGCATGGAAAGTTGCAGAGATTGCATACAATTGTGTGGAACGAACATCAATAAACCGACCCACAATGAATACTGTTGTGAAAGAGCTAGCAGAAGCGAAGGCACGTTTGTTAGATGATAACGATGAATCTGGATTCATTCTGAGTGTATCATCAAACGTACTTGACATGCCTGAAGCTAGGTAG